Proteins co-encoded in one Oreochromis aureus strain Israel breed Guangdong linkage group 3, ZZ_aureus, whole genome shotgun sequence genomic window:
- the dtx4a gene encoding E3 ubiquitin-protein ligase DTX4a isoform X1, translating to MHLEAQIALKTHLGCKLSKMDAAPLCAGLRGGEASAGSRMLLASAVVVWEWLNEHGRWRPYSPAVCHHIEAVIRSDPRCGSVVLGQVDSRLSPYIIDLHSMHQFRQDTGTLRPVRRSFYDPTSAPGQGWLWEWENDAGSWTAYDTEVGIAIQAARDRQQPWLDLAPLGFCYLIDFESMTQINGQTQRCRRIQRRSDLAYPLVSGPLPKSHHAWGPTSMPGHGGLLGVDVSGVGMGIRMSSSGTGNGSAYPSGALPASAITSLGQPCACQQCMLLLSVKAGTMSTAHTLGRRPPQTKPPSPKLSSLPIPGGSYSLTLPRPPTLSRSLSPHRTSMVGATGGFNIGGMGGAGGMSMVGASSVGTTSLGYGGGFTHSLSLLGSATAGLSISSTRPPPPPLPPPLPPPPPPSTTLSSSTTSTPHPSTSVSSLSISCSAPTAPASGPPLISTATSTCTPSPSARVLGPVSSSGAAAAAACAAPLPPRSSLAGLSRPALQRIAMAQSRALIASGVPTVPVKNLNGSSPVHPALAGITGILMSAAGLPVCLTRPPKLVLHPPPVSKSDLKPVPGLGHCCRKTTKKQARKGKTPEEVVKRYLQKVRNPPEEDCTICMEALAGPSGYKGPGVGGISRAESVGRLAQCGHQYHLQCLVAMYNNGNKDGSLQCPTCKTIYGVKTGNQPPGKMEYHVIPHSLPGHPDCKTIRIIYNIPPGIQGPEHPNPGKPFTARGFPRHCYLPDSEKGRKVLRLLLVAWDRRLIFSVGTSSTTGESDTVIWNEVHHKTEFGSNLTGHGYPDPGHLDNVLEELKAQGITEEECLPRD from the exons ATGCACTTAGAAGCACAGATAGCACTGAAAACACATCTGGGTTGCAAACTGTCCAAGATGGATGCAGCGCCGCTGTGCGCAGGGCTGCGCGGCGGAGAGGCATCAGCGGG GAGTAGGATGTTACTAGCATCCGCCGTAGTGGTATGGGAATGGCTGAACGAGCACGGACGCTGGCGGCCCTACAGCCCGGCTGTCTGTCATCACATCGAGGCAGTCATCCGGAGCGACCCGCGCTGTGGTAGTGTCGTCCTCGGCCAGGTGGACTCTCGCCTCTCGCCCTACATCATCGATTTGCATTCCATGCACCAGTTCCGACAGGACACAG GTACCCTAAGACCGGTGCGACGCAGCTTCTACGACCCCACATCAGCGCCAGGCCAGGGCTGGTTGTGGGAGTGGGAGAACGACGCTGGTAGCTGGACGGCATACGACACTGAGGTGGGCATTGCAATCCAGGCAGCGCGCGACCGTCAGCAGCCCTGGCTGGACCTGGCGCCGCTGGGTTTCTGCTACCTCATTGACTTCGAAAGTATGACCCAAATCAATGGGCAAACTCAGCGCTGCAGACGCATCCAGCGCCGTTCTGATCTGGCTTACCCGCTGGTATCTGGGCCACTACCCAAGTCTCACCATGCCTGGGGGCCAACGTCCATGCCTGGACACGGAGGACTTCTAGGTGTTGATGTATCTGGAGTGGGCATGGGGATCCGGATGAGCAGCAGTGGGACTGGAAACGGGAGTGCGTACCCCAGCGGGGCACTCCCGGCTTCGGCCATCACTTCTTTGGGACAGCCATGCGCCTGTCAGCAGTGTATGCTGTTGCTAAGTGTCAAAGCAGGCACCATGTCGACCGCTCACACTCTCGGTCGAAGACCACCACAGACTAAACCACCAAGTCCCAAACTAAGCAGCCTCCCCATCCCAGGAGGCTCTTATTCACTAACCCTCCCTCGGCCTCCAACCCTGTCGAGGTCGCTTTCCCCCCACAGGACATCCATGGTTGGGGCGACAGGTGGATTCAACATAGGTGGAATGGGAGGTGCAGGAGGTATGAGCATGGTTGGTGCTAGCAGCGTTGGCACTACAAGCCTTGGCTACGGAGGAGGCTTCACCCATTCTCTTTCCCTTCTTGGGTCAGCCACAGCTggtctctccatctcctccaCAAGgcccccacctcctcctctcccaCCACCGCTGCCACCGCCTCCCCCACCCTCCACTACGCTATCATCTTCCACCACCTCCACCCCTCACCCTTccacctctgtctcctctcttTCCATTTCCTGTTCTGCCCCCACAGCACCTGCCTCAGGGCCACCTCTCATctccacagctacatccacctGCACCCCATCACCTTCTGCCCGTGTCCTGGGTCCAGTGTCTTCATCCGgtgctgccgctgctgctgcctgcGCAGCGCCCCTGCCACCAAGGTCTAGCCTCGCAGGGCTGAGCCGTCCGGCGCTGCAGCGTATTGCCATGGCTCAGTCGCGCGCCCTTATCGCCTCTGG AGTGCCAACAGTTCCAGTGAAGAACCTGAATGGATCCAGTCCTGTACATCCTGCACTGGCAG GTATAACAGGCATCTTGATGAGCGCAGCAGGGCTTCCTGTCTGCCTGACCCGCCCTCCCAAGCTGGTGCTTCATCCTCCACCTGTCAGCAAGAGCGACCTCAAACCTGTCCCGGGGTTGGGCCACTGCTGTCGCAAGACCACAAAGAAACAGGCCCGGAAAG GCAAAACTCCAGAGGAAGTGGTGAAGCGCTACCTCCAGAAAGTGCGAAATCCCCCAGAGGAG GATTGCACCATCTGCATGGAGGCCTTGGCTGGACCATCGGGCTACAAAGGTCCTGGTGTGGGTGGCATCTCCAGGGCCGAGTCGGTGGGTCGTCTGGCACAATGCGGTCACCAGTACCACCTGCAGTGCCTTGTTGCTATGTACAATAACGGCAACAAGGACGGCAGCCTGCAGTGTCCCACCTGCAAGACCATTTACGGAGTAAAGACTGGCAACCAGCCACCCGGCAAGATGGAGTACCATGTCATCCCACACTCCCTGCCTGGCCACCCAGACTGCAAAACCATCCGGATCATATACAACATCCCTCCTGGCATCCAG GGCCCAGAGCACCCAAATCCAGGCAAACCCTTCACCGCACGTGGGTTCCCCAGACACTGCTACCTTCCTGACAGCGAGAAGGGACGCAAG GTTCTGAGGCTGCTTCTGGTAGCGTGGGATCGTAGGCTCATTTTCTCTGTGGGTACG
- the dtx4a gene encoding E3 ubiquitin-protein ligase DTX4a isoform X2 gives MLLASAVVVWEWLNEHGRWRPYSPAVCHHIEAVIRSDPRCGSVVLGQVDSRLSPYIIDLHSMHQFRQDTGTLRPVRRSFYDPTSAPGQGWLWEWENDAGSWTAYDTEVGIAIQAARDRQQPWLDLAPLGFCYLIDFESMTQINGQTQRCRRIQRRSDLAYPLVSGPLPKSHHAWGPTSMPGHGGLLGVDVSGVGMGIRMSSSGTGNGSAYPSGALPASAITSLGQPCACQQCMLLLSVKAGTMSTAHTLGRRPPQTKPPSPKLSSLPIPGGSYSLTLPRPPTLSRSLSPHRTSMVGATGGFNIGGMGGAGGMSMVGASSVGTTSLGYGGGFTHSLSLLGSATAGLSISSTRPPPPPLPPPLPPPPPPSTTLSSSTTSTPHPSTSVSSLSISCSAPTAPASGPPLISTATSTCTPSPSARVLGPVSSSGAAAAAACAAPLPPRSSLAGLSRPALQRIAMAQSRALIASGVPTVPVKNLNGSSPVHPALAGITGILMSAAGLPVCLTRPPKLVLHPPPVSKSDLKPVPGLGHCCRKTTKKQARKGKTPEEVVKRYLQKVRNPPEEDCTICMEALAGPSGYKGPGVGGISRAESVGRLAQCGHQYHLQCLVAMYNNGNKDGSLQCPTCKTIYGVKTGNQPPGKMEYHVIPHSLPGHPDCKTIRIIYNIPPGIQGPEHPNPGKPFTARGFPRHCYLPDSEKGRKVLRLLLVAWDRRLIFSVGTSSTTGESDTVIWNEVHHKTEFGSNLTGHGYPDPGHLDNVLEELKAQGITEEECLPRD, from the exons ATGTTACTAGCATCCGCCGTAGTGGTATGGGAATGGCTGAACGAGCACGGACGCTGGCGGCCCTACAGCCCGGCTGTCTGTCATCACATCGAGGCAGTCATCCGGAGCGACCCGCGCTGTGGTAGTGTCGTCCTCGGCCAGGTGGACTCTCGCCTCTCGCCCTACATCATCGATTTGCATTCCATGCACCAGTTCCGACAGGACACAG GTACCCTAAGACCGGTGCGACGCAGCTTCTACGACCCCACATCAGCGCCAGGCCAGGGCTGGTTGTGGGAGTGGGAGAACGACGCTGGTAGCTGGACGGCATACGACACTGAGGTGGGCATTGCAATCCAGGCAGCGCGCGACCGTCAGCAGCCCTGGCTGGACCTGGCGCCGCTGGGTTTCTGCTACCTCATTGACTTCGAAAGTATGACCCAAATCAATGGGCAAACTCAGCGCTGCAGACGCATCCAGCGCCGTTCTGATCTGGCTTACCCGCTGGTATCTGGGCCACTACCCAAGTCTCACCATGCCTGGGGGCCAACGTCCATGCCTGGACACGGAGGACTTCTAGGTGTTGATGTATCTGGAGTGGGCATGGGGATCCGGATGAGCAGCAGTGGGACTGGAAACGGGAGTGCGTACCCCAGCGGGGCACTCCCGGCTTCGGCCATCACTTCTTTGGGACAGCCATGCGCCTGTCAGCAGTGTATGCTGTTGCTAAGTGTCAAAGCAGGCACCATGTCGACCGCTCACACTCTCGGTCGAAGACCACCACAGACTAAACCACCAAGTCCCAAACTAAGCAGCCTCCCCATCCCAGGAGGCTCTTATTCACTAACCCTCCCTCGGCCTCCAACCCTGTCGAGGTCGCTTTCCCCCCACAGGACATCCATGGTTGGGGCGACAGGTGGATTCAACATAGGTGGAATGGGAGGTGCAGGAGGTATGAGCATGGTTGGTGCTAGCAGCGTTGGCACTACAAGCCTTGGCTACGGAGGAGGCTTCACCCATTCTCTTTCCCTTCTTGGGTCAGCCACAGCTggtctctccatctcctccaCAAGgcccccacctcctcctctcccaCCACCGCTGCCACCGCCTCCCCCACCCTCCACTACGCTATCATCTTCCACCACCTCCACCCCTCACCCTTccacctctgtctcctctcttTCCATTTCCTGTTCTGCCCCCACAGCACCTGCCTCAGGGCCACCTCTCATctccacagctacatccacctGCACCCCATCACCTTCTGCCCGTGTCCTGGGTCCAGTGTCTTCATCCGgtgctgccgctgctgctgcctgcGCAGCGCCCCTGCCACCAAGGTCTAGCCTCGCAGGGCTGAGCCGTCCGGCGCTGCAGCGTATTGCCATGGCTCAGTCGCGCGCCCTTATCGCCTCTGG AGTGCCAACAGTTCCAGTGAAGAACCTGAATGGATCCAGTCCTGTACATCCTGCACTGGCAG GTATAACAGGCATCTTGATGAGCGCAGCAGGGCTTCCTGTCTGCCTGACCCGCCCTCCCAAGCTGGTGCTTCATCCTCCACCTGTCAGCAAGAGCGACCTCAAACCTGTCCCGGGGTTGGGCCACTGCTGTCGCAAGACCACAAAGAAACAGGCCCGGAAAG GCAAAACTCCAGAGGAAGTGGTGAAGCGCTACCTCCAGAAAGTGCGAAATCCCCCAGAGGAG GATTGCACCATCTGCATGGAGGCCTTGGCTGGACCATCGGGCTACAAAGGTCCTGGTGTGGGTGGCATCTCCAGGGCCGAGTCGGTGGGTCGTCTGGCACAATGCGGTCACCAGTACCACCTGCAGTGCCTTGTTGCTATGTACAATAACGGCAACAAGGACGGCAGCCTGCAGTGTCCCACCTGCAAGACCATTTACGGAGTAAAGACTGGCAACCAGCCACCCGGCAAGATGGAGTACCATGTCATCCCACACTCCCTGCCTGGCCACCCAGACTGCAAAACCATCCGGATCATATACAACATCCCTCCTGGCATCCAG GGCCCAGAGCACCCAAATCCAGGCAAACCCTTCACCGCACGTGGGTTCCCCAGACACTGCTACCTTCCTGACAGCGAGAAGGGACGCAAG GTTCTGAGGCTGCTTCTGGTAGCGTGGGATCGTAGGCTCATTTTCTCTGTGGGTACG